The sequence CTGGCACTGGACCCGGCGGCGGACACGAAGTACGCGGACACGTAGGACGGACGCCGGCCACAGCCCCGTACGCCGTCCCGCGGGACCGCGGCCCGGCGGAAGACGACGCGTCATCGCGCCATGGTCGTGCGCGTCCCCGGACCGTGCCGCCCGGCCCGTTCCCCGCGCGAGGGCTTCCCCGCCCGACCCACCGCCGGGCACTGTGGAGGAGGCGGGGCGCGGTGGCCCCGTATGCCGTCCGCGCGAGGGGCCGTACGTCCCGGCGCGGTTTCTGCCTAGGCGGTGACTGGCACATGGCACTCGGCGCAGACCCGTCCGCGTACCCGCTGCGGTTCGATGCCGGACGGGTGTGTCTGGACCTGCTCGCCACCCGGCATCCGCACGAACACCTGGACGGTGTGGGCGCGTTGTGCGCGTGGATCGCCGGCGCCGGGCTGGTGCCGGCCGGCACTCCGCTCGGGCACGCGGACGCCTCCTGGCCGGCCGCCTTCCGGGAACTGCGCGACGACGTCGGGCACTTGGTGCGAGGACTGCTGGGCGGGGAGGAGACCGCGTACGGGGACGTGCTCGGGCGGGTCAACCAGGCGGCCCGGCCGGCGCCGCCCGTGCCCGTCGCCGTACCCGGCGAAGACGGCCTCCTGGTACGAGAGTTGGCGGACGCGCCCGGGTGCGCCGCGCTGCTCGCCGTCGTCGCCCGGGACGCCGTGGACCTGCTCACCGATCCCGTCGCCCGCGCCTCGCTGCGGCGGTGTGCCGGGGACGCCTGTCCCCTGGTGTACCTCGACACCTCCCGGGGGCGGCGCCGCCGCTGGTGCTCCAGCGAGGTGTGCGGCAACCGGGAACGGGTCGCCCGGCACCGGCGGCGGGCCGCGCTCGCCCGCGCCTGACGCGGCGGCGCCGGGCACGGCCGTGTCGCCCGGGTGAAGATTCCGGGGCGGAACTGCGCGGGTATGTCCCGCTCTTCGCGGCGACCCGGGGAAATCCGCGCCTCCGGTTTGAACACCGCGCCGTCCCGCTGCGTACGGGTGGACGAGCGACCGACTGGGGGAACCCCCGGACACCGGAGGTGGGCGTGCGCAAGGATGCGGCCGTGGCCAAGGACCGTGGAACGAGGGCCCGACATCGCATGTCCTCACAGCCCTCGGAACCGCGCGTGCCCGCACCGTCCGCGGAGCCGGACGAGGAGCTGATGCGCGCGCTGTACCGGGAGCACGCCGGACCTCTGCTCGCCTACGTCCTCAGGCTGGTCGCCGGTGACCGGCAGCGTGCCGAGGACGTCGTGCAGGAAACGCTCATCCGTGCCTGGAAGAACGCCGGTCAGCTCAATCGGGCGACCGGTTCGGTACGCCCCTGGCTGGTGACGGTCGCACGCCGCATCGTCATCGACGGCCACCGCAGCCGGCAGGCCCGGCCGCAGGAGGTCGATCCGTCGCCGCTGGAGGTCATCCCCGCGGAGGACGAGATCGACAAGGCGCTGTGGCTGATGACGTTGTCGGACGCGCTCGACGACCTGACCCCGGCCCACCGGGAGGTGCTCGTCGAGACGTATTTCAAGGGGCGTACCGTCAATGAGGCGGCCGAAACACTGGGCATACCCAGCGGTACCGTCCGCTCCCGGGTGTTCTACGCCCTGCGGTCGATGAAGCTGGCGCTGGAGGAGCGGGGGGTGACGGCGTGATGAGCAACGGGTACGGGGGAGTGCAGGGATTCGGACCGGGTGGTCCGGGTATGTCTGGGCCCATGAACCCCAGCCAGGGATCTTCGGTGCCGAGCGAACACGAGACCGTGGGCGCCTACGCCCTCGGGATCCTCGACGACGCCGAGGCAACCGCTTTCGAGACGCACCTCGCCGGCTGCGACTGGTGCGCCCGGCAGCTGGACGAGCTGGCCGGCATGGAGCCGATGCTCGCCGCGCTGGCCGACCTGCCGGGCTCCGGCGGCACCCCCGCGATCGGCGAGTCGCTGGCCGCCAGGCCCGGCCCGCGGCTGGCGGAGAAGCTGGTGGACGAGGTCGCCGAGCAGCGCGCCCGCAAGCGCCGGCGCGGCTTCTACATGATCGCCGCCGCGGCGGCGCTGGTCATCGCGGGCCCGCTGGCCGCGGTGGCGGCCGGCGGCGGCTCGGACGGGAGCGGCCAGGCCGCCGCGGCACCGGCCCAGTCCGCGTTCCGCACCATGTCCGACCGCAAGTCCGCCACGGACGCCTCGACGCATGTCAGCGCCACCGTCGCGCTGGCGGGCAAGGACTGGGGCACCCAGGCGGTGCTGGAGCTGAAGAACGTCAAGGGCCCGCTGAAGTGCTCCCTGGTGCTCGTCGCCAAGAACGGCCAGCGCGTGACCATGTCGTCGTGGTCGGTGCCCGACTGGGGATACGGCATCCCGGACGCCCAAGCCGAGAACGCGCGCAAACCGCTCTACATCGGCGGGGCCGCCGCCTTCCGGCCCGACGAGATCGACCACTTCGAGGTGGTGACGTTCGAGGGGAGGAAGCTGGTGGAGGTCGACGCGTAGCGCGGGCGCGCCCCGGGTGACCGCCCCGTAGCTTTGTCGGGCCCCCTTCGCGTACGGTTGACGGCTGCCCAGCACGTCAGAAGGGGGCCCGGTGGCCGCTCAGCTTCAGCAGTCCGCGGTCGACTCGGTACACGAGACACACGATTCCGTCCGTGACCGGGAGATCAGCGTCGAACAGGAACACCTGGACCGGGTGTACCGGCGGCTCGAGGAGAAGATCCACGAGGCCGAGTTCCTGATGCGGGACGCGGCCCAGCGCGGCCAGGTCGGCACCCCGGGCGCGCTCGCCGAACGGGACGCGCAGGTGTTCCGGGCCGGCGTCCATCTGAACCGGCTGAACAACGAGTTCGAGGACTTCCTCTTCGGACGGATCGACCTGCTGCCCGGCAAGGACGGCAAGAAGGGCCCCGACGGCGCCTACACGGCCGTCGAGCCCGCCGAGGGAGCGGTGCGCGACGACCACACCGCCGACATCGCCGAAACGCTGCACATCGGCCGGATCGGAGTCCTCGACGAGGACTACTCCCCGCTGGTCATCGACTGGCGGGCGCCCGCCGCCGCGCCCTTCTACCGGGCCACGCCCGTGGAGCCGGGACGGGTGGTGCGGCGCCGGGTCATCCGGTCCAAGGGGCGCCGGGTGCTCGGCGTCGAGGACGACCTGATGCGGCCGGAGCTGACGGCCTTCCTGGACGGCCGCGAACTGGCCGTCATCGGCGACGGCGCCCTGATGGCGGCCCTCGGCCAGGCCCGCGGGCACACCATGCGGGACATCGTCTCCTCCATCCAGGCCGAACAGGACCTGGTCATCCGGGCCCCCGCCGCCTCCGTCACCTACGTGGAGGGCGGGCCGGGCACCGGCAAGACCGCCGTGGCCCTGCACCGCGCCGCCTACCTGCTCTACCAGGACCGCAGACGTTATGCGGGCGGCATCCTCATCGTCTCGCCGACGCCGCTGCTGGTCGCCTACACCGAGGGCGTGCTGCCCTCGCTCGGCGAGGAGGGCCAGGTCGCCATCCGCGCCATCGGCTCGCTGGTCGACGGCGCGGAGGCCACCGTCTACGACTCCCCGGCCGTGGCCCGCGCCAAGGGCTCCTCGCGGATGCTGAAGGTGCTGCGCAAGGCCGCCCGGGGCGCCCTGGAGCTGGGCCCGGCCGTCCCGGCCGGCACCGGGGACGGCGAGCGCCCGCCCCACGACGGCCCGCCCTCCCGGCTGCGCGTCGTGGCCTTCGGGCGCCGGCTGGAACTGGAGGCCGACGAGCTGGAACAAATCCGCCGCACCGCGCTCGGCGGCACCGCGCCGGTCAACCTGCTGCGCCCGCGCGCCCGCAAGCTGCTGCTGGACGCCCTGTGGGCCCGGTCGGGCGCCGCCGGCCGGCACACCGACCCGGAGCTGGCCGCCGAGCTGCGCTCCTCCTTCGACGAGGACATCACGAGCGAGGACTCCTTCCTGGCGTTCCTCGACGCCTGGTGGCCCGAACTGACCCCGAAGGCCGTGCTCGCCGCCATGGCCGACGAGAAGCGGCTCGGCCGCTGGGCCCGGCGCGTGCTCAACCCCGGCGAGGTCCGCAAGGTCGCCCGCTCGCTGCGCCGGGACGGCCACTCCGTGCACGACATCGCCCTGCTCGACGAGCTCCAGGCGATCCTCGGCGCCCCGGCCCGGCCCCGCAAGAAGCGCGAACTGGACCCGCTGGACCAGCTCACCGGCCTGGAGGAGCTGATGCCGGTGCGCGAGGAGACCCAGCGCGAGCGGGCCGAGCGGCTGGCGCAGGAGCGCACCGAGTACGCGCACGTCATCGTGGACGAGGCGCAGGACCTGACGCCGATGCAGTGGCGCATGGTCGGCCGCCGCGGCCGGCACGCCACCTGGACGGTCGTCGGTGACCCGGCGCAGTCCTCCTGGTCCGACCCGGACGAGGCGGCCGAGGCCCGCGACGAGGCGCTCGGCACCCGGCCCAGGCGCCGCTTCCAGCTCACCGTGAACTACCGCAACCCGGCCGAGATCGCCGAGCTGGCCGCGAGGGTGCTCGCGCTCGCCATGCCCGGCGCCGAGTCGCCGGTCGCCGTGCGGTCCACCGGGATCGAGCCGCGCTTCACCGTCGTGGCGGACTCGCTGGGACGGACGGTGCGCGCGGAGGCCGAGCGGCTGCTCGGCCTGGTGGACGGCACGGTCGGCGTGGTGGTGGCGATGGGCCGGCGCGAGGAGGCCCGGCGCTGGCTGGCCGGGCTGGGCGACCGGGTGGTGGCCCTGGGCAGCCTGGAGGCCAAGGGCCTGGAGTACGACGCGACGGTCGTCGTGTCGCCCGCGGAGATCGCCGACGAGTCGCCGGCCGGACTGCGCGTGCTGTACGTGGCGCTGACCAGGGCCACGCAGCAGCTGACGGTGGTCTCGGCGGAGCGGGACGAGCCGGACGCGGCGGGGGTTCCGGACCTGCTCAGGGACTGATTTCCCGGCAATCCCGCGCACCGGGAATGGCCTTGCGCCAGGGTTTGTTAGCCTTGACGTGGCACCGGCCCGATCCAAGCCCCCGGGCCCAACCTTCGTCGCCACGAGCGACCACTTGCCGCGAGGCGAGCATGGCGGGTCGGTGTCGTAAACGTGGGAGGCCCACGTCACGGATGTGACGTGGGCCTCTTTCTTTGCTCCCGACGCCTCTTTCCTCCCCCGATCGTTTCTCGTATGGTGGAAGTGGTTTTCCGAAACCACGCACCCCATAGGGAACGTCGCGTGAACAAAACGTCCGTAACCCAGGGCGACTACCACGTACTGAGCGGTAGGTGCGACGATCGGACGGCACAACTCGCGACACGGTGAAAGCAGAGGAAGTCGGCCATGGCAACGGCGCCCAGCGTCTCCTACTCGATGACGATCCGGCTGGAGGTGCCCGCGAGCGGAACGGCCGTATCGCAGCTCACCACCGCCGTGGAGTCCTCCGGAGGCTCGGTGACCGGCCTCGACGTCACCGCGTCCGGCCACGAGAAGCTCCGTATCGACGTCACCATCGCGGCCACCTCCACGGCCCACGCCGAGGAGATCGTCGAGAAGCTGCGCGGCATCGAGGGTGTCACGCTCGGCAAGGTCTCCGACCGTACGTTCCTGATGCACCTCGGCGGCAAGATCGAGATGGCGTCGAAGCACCCCATCCGCAACCGTGACGACCTGTCCATGGTCTACACGCCCGGTGTGGCCCGCGTCTGCATGGCCATCGCCGAGAACCCCGAGGACGCCCGCCGCCTCACCATCAAGCGCAACTCCGTCGCGGTCGTGACCGACGGTTCCGCCGTGCTGGGCCTCGGCAACATCGGCCCCAAGGCCGCGCTGCCCGTCATGGAGGGCAAGGCGGCCCTCTTCAAGCGCTTCGCCGGCATCGACGCCTGGCCGATCTGCCTGGACACCCAGGACAGCGACGCCATCGTGGAGATCGTCAAGGCGATCGCCCCGGGCTTCGCCGGCATCAACCTGGAGGACATCTCCGCGCCGCGCTGCTTCGAGATCGAGGCCCGGCTGCGCGAGGCCCTGGACATCCCGGTCTTCCACGACGACCAGCACGGCACCGCCATCGTCGTGCTCGCCGCCCTGACCAACGCCCTGCGCGTGACGGACAAGCCCATCCAGAACATCCGGGTCGTCATGTCCGGCGCCGGCGCGGCCGGTACGGCCATCCTGAAGCTGCTGCTGGCGGCCGGTGTGAAGAACGCCGTCGTCGCCGACATCCACGGCGTCGTGCACGCCGGCCGCGAAGACCTGGTGAACGCCCCGGCCGACTCGCCGCTGCGCTGGATCGCCGACAACACCAACCACGAGGGCCTGACCGGCACCCTGAAGGAGGCCGTGCGCGGCGCCGACGTCTTCATCGGCGTCTCCGCCCCGAACGTCCTGGACGGCGCCGACGTGGCCGCCATGGCCGAGGGCGCCATCGTGTTCGCGCTCGCGAACCCCGACCCCGAGGTGGACCCGGCGATCGCCCGGCAGACGGCCGCCGTCGTGGCCACCGGCCGCTCCGACTTCCCGAACCAGATCAACAACGTGCTGGTCTTCCCGGGTGTCTTCCGCGGCCTGCTGGACGCCCAGTCCCGCACGGTCAACACCGAGATGATGCTCGCGGCCGCGAAGGCCCTCGCCGACGTCGTCAGCGAGGACGAGCTGAACCCGAACTACATCGTCCCCAGCGTCTTCAACGACAAGGTCGCGGGCGCGGTGGCCGGAGCGGTCCGGGAGGCCGCCAAGGCGGCCGGCGCGACGGCCTGAGCACGGCGTGCCGTACGGTGCGGAGGGCTGTGAGCATCGCCACGCGCCCCACCGCACCGGCGCGTCGTGGAACCACCGGATGCCGGGCGCACTCTAGGGTGACGGCCGAGCAGGCGCTTTTCGTGTGACTCCCCAGGGTGTTCTCACGACTCCTACGGGTGCCGGATTGGCTTTCCCGCCGCAGGTAGGGGCAGGATGCTCCTCCGGGGATCACATCCCCGGGGGCGACCCCAA comes from Streptomyces sp. SCL15-4 and encodes:
- a CDS encoding zf-HC2 domain-containing protein yields the protein MNPSQGSSVPSEHETVGAYALGILDDAEATAFETHLAGCDWCARQLDELAGMEPMLAALADLPGSGGTPAIGESLAARPGPRLAEKLVDEVAEQRARKRRRGFYMIAAAAALVIAGPLAAVAAGGGSDGSGQAAAAPAQSAFRTMSDRKSATDASTHVSATVALAGKDWGTQAVLELKNVKGPLKCSLVLVAKNGQRVTMSSWSVPDWGYGIPDAQAENARKPLYIGGAAAFRPDEIDHFEVVTFEGRKLVEVDA
- a CDS encoding sigma-70 family RNA polymerase sigma factor, producing the protein MGVRKDAAVAKDRGTRARHRMSSQPSEPRVPAPSAEPDEELMRALYREHAGPLLAYVLRLVAGDRQRAEDVVQETLIRAWKNAGQLNRATGSVRPWLVTVARRIVIDGHRSRQARPQEVDPSPLEVIPAEDEIDKALWLMTLSDALDDLTPAHREVLVETYFKGRTVNEAAETLGIPSGTVRSRVFYALRSMKLALEERGVTA
- a CDS encoding CGNR zinc finger domain-containing protein; the encoded protein is MALGADPSAYPLRFDAGRVCLDLLATRHPHEHLDGVGALCAWIAGAGLVPAGTPLGHADASWPAAFRELRDDVGHLVRGLLGGEETAYGDVLGRVNQAARPAPPVPVAVPGEDGLLVRELADAPGCAALLAVVARDAVDLLTDPVARASLRRCAGDACPLVYLDTSRGRRRRWCSSEVCGNRERVARHRRRAALARA
- a CDS encoding HelD family protein; this translates as MAAQLQQSAVDSVHETHDSVRDREISVEQEHLDRVYRRLEEKIHEAEFLMRDAAQRGQVGTPGALAERDAQVFRAGVHLNRLNNEFEDFLFGRIDLLPGKDGKKGPDGAYTAVEPAEGAVRDDHTADIAETLHIGRIGVLDEDYSPLVIDWRAPAAAPFYRATPVEPGRVVRRRVIRSKGRRVLGVEDDLMRPELTAFLDGRELAVIGDGALMAALGQARGHTMRDIVSSIQAEQDLVIRAPAASVTYVEGGPGTGKTAVALHRAAYLLYQDRRRYAGGILIVSPTPLLVAYTEGVLPSLGEEGQVAIRAIGSLVDGAEATVYDSPAVARAKGSSRMLKVLRKAARGALELGPAVPAGTGDGERPPHDGPPSRLRVVAFGRRLELEADELEQIRRTALGGTAPVNLLRPRARKLLLDALWARSGAAGRHTDPELAAELRSSFDEDITSEDSFLAFLDAWWPELTPKAVLAAMADEKRLGRWARRVLNPGEVRKVARSLRRDGHSVHDIALLDELQAILGAPARPRKKRELDPLDQLTGLEELMPVREETQRERAERLAQERTEYAHVIVDEAQDLTPMQWRMVGRRGRHATWTVVGDPAQSSWSDPDEAAEARDEALGTRPRRRFQLTVNYRNPAEIAELAARVLALAMPGAESPVAVRSTGIEPRFTVVADSLGRTVRAEAERLLGLVDGTVGVVVAMGRREEARRWLAGLGDRVVALGSLEAKGLEYDATVVVSPAEIADESPAGLRVLYVALTRATQQLTVVSAERDEPDAAGVPDLLRD
- a CDS encoding NAD-dependent malic enzyme; translated protein: MATAPSVSYSMTIRLEVPASGTAVSQLTTAVESSGGSVTGLDVTASGHEKLRIDVTIAATSTAHAEEIVEKLRGIEGVTLGKVSDRTFLMHLGGKIEMASKHPIRNRDDLSMVYTPGVARVCMAIAENPEDARRLTIKRNSVAVVTDGSAVLGLGNIGPKAALPVMEGKAALFKRFAGIDAWPICLDTQDSDAIVEIVKAIAPGFAGINLEDISAPRCFEIEARLREALDIPVFHDDQHGTAIVVLAALTNALRVTDKPIQNIRVVMSGAGAAGTAILKLLLAAGVKNAVVADIHGVVHAGREDLVNAPADSPLRWIADNTNHEGLTGTLKEAVRGADVFIGVSAPNVLDGADVAAMAEGAIVFALANPDPEVDPAIARQTAAVVATGRSDFPNQINNVLVFPGVFRGLLDAQSRTVNTEMMLAAAKALADVVSEDELNPNYIVPSVFNDKVAGAVAGAVREAAKAAGATA